CTGGCGACGCTCAAGGGACCGGTCCACGGCGGCGCTCCGAGCCGGGTGTCCGACATGCTCGATGCGGTGGGCACGCCGGACCGCGCGGCCGCCTGGATCGCCGACCGCCTCGCCCGCAAGGAAGTGCTCTACGGCTTCGGCCACCGGGCTTACAAGACCGACGACCCGCGCGCCCTCGTGCTCCACCGCATCGCCCGGACGGTGGCCGACCCGCACCGGCTGGCCCTCGCCGAGGCCGTGGAGACCGCGGCGCTCGACGCGCTCCACCGTGCCAAGCCCGGCGCGCGCCTCTACACGAACGTGGAGTACTACAGCGCCGTCGTGCTCGAAGGGGTCGGGCTGCCGCGCGAGCTGTTCACCCCGACCTTCGCGGTCGCCCGGACCGCGGGCTGGACCGCGCACGCGCTCGAGCAGGCGGCCGACAACCGTCTGATCCGGCCCGACGTCGAGTACGTCGGGCCACCGGCGGGACGCACCTGGCCGCGGGCCCTACCGGGCCGCTAGCGAGCGTGCGGGGGCGCCCGCCTACGATGCGGTCTTGCCGTCGCCGTCGACGACCTTGAAGTCGGCGTCGACCGCGCCCCCCTCGTGGGGGGCCGACGGCTCCTCCGGGGTCGGCGTCGCGGTCTCGCCGCCCGTCGGGGGCGGGCCCGCCTCGTAGAGCTTCTGAGCGATCCCGTGGAGGACCTTCGTCAACGCCTCGGTCTGACCGCGCACGTCGTCGAGGGTCGCGTCCTTGCGTTCCAGCGTCGCGCGCAGCTCCCTGACCTTCTCGCGGATCCCGTCGGCCTCGGCGCTCGGGATCTTGTCGGGGTGGTCGGCGAGGACCCGCTCGGCCTCGTAGGCGAGGCTCTCGGCGTGGTTCTTCGCGGTGACCAGCTCCGCGCGCTGGCGGTCCTGGTCGGCGAACTGCTCGGCCTGGCGGACCATCTTGTCGACGTCCTCCTTGGAGAGCTTGTTCGACGCGGTGATCGTGATCCCCTGCTTGCGACCGGACGCGAGGTCCTTCGCCGAGACGTTCAGGATTCCGTTCGCGTCGATGTCGAACGTGACCTCGACCTGGGGGACACCCCGGGGGGCCGGAGGGATCCCGGTGAGGAGGAAGCTTCCGAGCGCGACGTTGTCGCTCGCCATCGGGCGCTCGCCCTGGTAGACCTTGATCTCGACCGTGGACTGGTTGTCGGCCGCGGTCGTGAAGACCTGGCTCTTGCGGGTCGGGATCGTCGTGTTGCGCTCGATGAGCCGCGTGAACACGCCGCCCATCGTCTCGACGCCGAGGGACAGCGGCGTCACGTCGAGCAGCAGCACGTCCTTGACCTCGCCGGCGAGCACGCCGCCCTGGATGGCCGCGCCCATCGCGACGCACTCCATCGGATCGACGCCGCGCTCGATGGGCCGGTCGACGGCCGACTCGAGCAGCTTCTGCACCATCGGCATCCGGGTCGGGCCGCCCACGAGCACGATGCGGCTGATGTCGGCCTTGGTGAGCTTCGCGTCGCGGATCGCCTGCTCGACCGGCGCGCGGCACCGGTCCACGACCGGCCGCACGAGCTCCTCGAGCTTCGCCCGCGAGAGCGAGAGCGCGAGATGCTTCGGCCCCTCGTGGGTCGCGGTGAGGAACGGCAGGTTGAGCTGGGTCTCGAGCGTCGAGGAGAGCTCGATCTTCGCCTTCTCGGCGGCATCGCGGACCCGCTGGGCGGCCATCCTGTCCTTGCGGATGTCGACGCCCGACTCCTTCTGGAACTCGGCGGCGATCCACTCGACCAGCGCGTTGTCCATGTCGGTCCCGCCGAGCTGGGTGTCGCCGCTCGTGGACAGCACCTCGAAGACGCCATCGCCGAACTCCATGATCGTGACGTCGAGCGTGCCCCCGCCGAGGTCGAAGACGAGGATCTTCTGGTTCTTGCCGGCCTTGTCGAGACCGTAGGCGAGCGACGCGGCCGTCGGCTCGTTGATGATCCGCACGACCTCCAGGCCGGCGATCGCGCCCGCGTCCTTCGTCGCCTGGCGCTGGTTGTCGTTGAAGTAGGCCGGGACCGTGATCACGGCCTTCTCGATCTTCTCGCCGAGGAACGCCTCGGCATCGCGCTTGATCTTCTGCAGGAGGAATCCCGACAGCTGCTGGGGCGTGTACTCCTTGCCGAAGATGCGGTACTTGTGGTCGGTCCCCATCTTCCGCTTGAAGGCATAGACGGTCCCCTCGGGGTTCGAGATCGCCTGGCGCCGGGCCGGCTCGCCGACGATCAGCTGCCCGTCCTTGGTGAACGCCACGTAGGACGGGAACGCTTTCCCACCCTCCGCGGTGGTCCCTTCGGCGCTCGGGATCATGACGGGCCGGCTCGCCTCGAGGACGGCCGCCGCCGAGTTGCTGGTTCCCAGGTCGATTCCGATGATCTTGGGCATCTTCTCTTCTTCCCCGGAGGACGGGCGCGCCCGCGGCGGCTTCCCCTCCGGAATTCGCTATCGGTAGCCCACGGCTCGTATAAAAAGACAGCGGTATCGCCCCTCGAGAGATCGTGCGAGCTCGCCCGGGTGGGACGGCCGGACGGCTCCGGCCGGTCCTGCGCGACCCGCGGCCTTGCGCCGAGCCGACGGTGCCCCCGGGCCGCGGGGTTTTCTCCTCGGACCGACTGGCGGCCTCGTGGCGAGCGGCTCGAGCGGGGCCCGCGGCGCGGGAGCGCACCCCCGGGCCCTGCTGTTCGACCTGGACGATACGATCTTCGACCACTCGCTCACCTGCCGCGCCGCGCTCGCGGCACTCTGCGAGGAGGCTCCGTACCTGCGCGCGCGCCCCCTCGACGACCTCTGGCAGGAGTACGGACGGCTCCTCGGGGAGACCCACGCCGAGGTGATGCTCGGGCGCCGGTCGAGCGATGACGCCCGGCGAGAACGGTTCCAGCGCCTGGGACAGCGGGTCGGGCGGACGGTGACCGCGAGCGAGGCCGACGGCCTCTCGCGTTCGTACCGGGCGCACTACCAATCGCTGCGCCGCCCGGTGGCGGGGGCGCCCGAGACCGTGCGGCGGCTGCATACGCGGGCCCGCATCGCGATCGTCACGAACAACACGATCCGCGAGCAGGAGGAAAAGCTCGAGTTCCTCGGGCTGCGCGACGCCGTCGACCTGCTTGTGACCTCGGAGGAGATCGGGGTCGCTAAGCCGGATCCATCGATCTTCCGCGCGGCGCTCGACCGGGCCGGGGTCGCCGCCGCCGACGCCGTGATGGTCGGTGACTCCTGGCACGACGACATCGAGGGGGCCAGGGCCGCGCGGATCCGGCCCATCTGGTTCAACCGGTTCGGACGCCGACCCCTGTCGCCCGGCGGAGTCCTGCAGTTCGCGACCTTCGAGGGGCCGCGGCGCCTCGACACGCTGCTCCTCGCCTCGGACCCGGCGCCCGGCTGAGCCCCCGGCGCCGTCCGTTATATCGGGCGACCGGTGTCCGAGCCCCATGGGGCGCTCGGGCGAGGGCTGGATCGCGGCGGCCCGACGAGCGCTCCCGGCGATGCGCGCCTGGCGCGCCGACTTTCACCGAGAGCCCGAGCTCTCGCTGCAGGAGTTCCGCACCCGCGAGAAGATCACGGCGGCCCTCCAGGAGCTCGGCATTCCCTACCGTACCTACGACGGCTTCCCCGGCGTCGTGGGACTCCTAGCCGCGCAGGCCCGCGGGCCGGTGGTGGCG
This portion of the Thermoplasmata archaeon genome encodes:
- a CDS encoding HAD family hydrolase; protein product: MASGSSGARGAGAHPRALLFDLDDTIFDHSLTCRAALAALCEEAPYLRARPLDDLWQEYGRLLGETHAEVMLGRRSSDDARRERFQRLGQRVGRTVTASEADGLSRSYRAHYQSLRRPVAGAPETVRRLHTRARIAIVTNNTIREQEEKLEFLGLRDAVDLLVTSEEIGVAKPDPSIFRAALDRAGVAAADAVMVGDSWHDDIEGARAARIRPIWFNRFGRRPLSPGGVLQFATFEGPRRLDTLLLASDPAPG
- the dnaK gene encoding molecular chaperone DnaK is translated as MPKIIGIDLGTSNSAAAVLEASRPVMIPSAEGTTAEGGKAFPSYVAFTKDGQLIVGEPARRQAISNPEGTVYAFKRKMGTDHKYRIFGKEYTPQQLSGFLLQKIKRDAEAFLGEKIEKAVITVPAYFNDNQRQATKDAGAIAGLEVVRIINEPTAASLAYGLDKAGKNQKILVFDLGGGTLDVTIMEFGDGVFEVLSTSGDTQLGGTDMDNALVEWIAAEFQKESGVDIRKDRMAAQRVRDAAEKAKIELSSTLETQLNLPFLTATHEGPKHLALSLSRAKLEELVRPVVDRCRAPVEQAIRDAKLTKADISRIVLVGGPTRMPMVQKLLESAVDRPIERGVDPMECVAMGAAIQGGVLAGEVKDVLLLDVTPLSLGVETMGGVFTRLIERNTTIPTRKSQVFTTAADNQSTVEIKVYQGERPMASDNVALGSFLLTGIPPAPRGVPQVEVTFDIDANGILNVSAKDLASGRKQGITITASNKLSKEDVDKMVRQAEQFADQDRQRAELVTAKNHAESLAYEAERVLADHPDKIPSAEADGIREKVRELRATLERKDATLDDVRGQTEALTKVLHGIAQKLYEAGPPPTGGETATPTPEEPSAPHEGGAVDADFKVVDGDGKTAS